Proteins from a single region of Punica granatum isolate Tunisia-2019 chromosome 8, ASM765513v2, whole genome shotgun sequence:
- the LOC116187195 gene encoding 7-deoxyloganetin glucosyltransferase-like translates to MASNRSSMKHHVVCLPIPTQSHISAMLKLAKLLHHRGLCITFVNTEFNHRRMLDAEGPMFLSDLPFGLQFVAIPDGLPPSQANATQDIVSLCESTRFLMGAPFCTLIGDLNEMAGSGSGLIPPVSCIMADGFMTFCAYPASETFGIPVVNLWTIAACALMGLMHYPKLKEKGLTPPKDYLETTIEWIPGMKNMKLRDMPRFPGATDPDDVVFNFMVDAAARYNKADATIIHTFEALEPDVLNAMSSMASGPVYAVGPFHFLIDRILENEKQMRHIGCSLWKEDVECLRWLDSQKPESVLYINFGSVAFLTSQQLIEFAMGIANSKHPFLWIIRADLVNGDSAILPPEFNEKTKGRAFIVAWCPQEKVLNHPSVRGFLTHCGWNSVTESMSAGVPMLCWPYFSDQQTNCKYACKDWEVGLEIESDVKRDEVERLVKELMEGEKGKHMKKRAMEWKRLAYEATSQHGSSSMNLEKLVRHIISK, encoded by the exons ATGGCTTCCAATAGGTCCTCCATGAAACATCATGTGGTCTGTTTGCCCATCCCGACTCAAAGCCACATCAGTGCGATGCTCAAACTTGCGAAGCTCCTCCATCATAGAGGCCTCTGCATCACCTTCGTCAACACGGAATTCAACCACAGGCGCATGCTCGACGCCGAAGGCCCGATGTTTCTGAGCGATCTCCCGTTCGGATTACAGTTTGTGGCGATACCTGACGGGCTGCCACCATCACAGGCCAATGCCACCCAAGATATTGTCTCCCTGTGTGAGTCCACCAGGTTCCTCATGGGAGCTCCATTCTGCACTCTCATCGGAGATCTGAACGAGATGGCGGGTTCTGGTTCGGGCTTAATCCCACCAGTCTCTTGCATCATGGCAGACGGTTTCATGACATTCTGCGCCTATCCGGCCAGTGAGACGTTCGGGATCCCCGTCGTGAACTTGTGGACTATTGCGGCCTGTGCCCTGATGGGGCTCATGCATTATCCTAAGCTCAAGGAAAAAGGTTTAacgccaccaaagg ACTATTTAGAAACAACAATTGAATGGATCCCTGGCATGAAGAACATGAAACTGCGTGACATGCCAAGGTTCCCCGGAGCCACGGATCCAGATGATGTCGTGTTCAATTTCATGGTGGACGCAGCTGCAAGGTATAACAAGGCTGATGCGACCATCATTCACACTTTTGAAGCACTTGAGCCGGATGTTTTGAACGCTATGTCGTCTATGGCATCCGGGCCTGTTTATGCAGTCGGtccatttcattttcttatcgATCGAATTCTAGAAAATGAGAAACAGATGAGGCATATTGGATGCAGCCTATGGAAAGAAGATGTGGAGTGTCTTAGGTGGCTCGACTCACAGAAACCCGAATCGGTGCTATACATTAATTTCGGAAGCGTAGCATTTTTGACATCTCAACAGCTAATTGAGTTCGCCATGGGGATTGCCAACAGCAAACATCCATTCCTATGGATAATTAGGGCCGACCTAGTGAACGGGGACTCGGCAATATTACCTCCGGAGTTTAATGAAAAAACAAAGGGGAGAGCCTTCATTGTTGCATGGTGCCCACAAGAGAAAGTACTCAACCATCCTTCAGTCAGAGGGTTCCTGACTCACTGTGGATGGAACTCGGTGACCGAGAGCATGTCTGCTGGAGTCCCGATGTTGTGTTGGCCTTATTTCAGCGACCAACAAACGAACTGCAAGTATGCTTGCAAGGACTGGGAGGTAGGACTAGAGATCGAGAGCGATGTAAAGCGAGACGAAGTGGAGAGGCTCGTGAAGGAATTAATGGAAGGGGAGAAGGGAAAGCATATGAAGAAGAGAGCCATGGAATGGAAGCGACTAGCATATGAGGCAACAAGCCAACATGGTTCATCGTCCATGAATTTAGAGAAACTAGTACGTCATATTATATCCAAATAG
- the LOC116189605 gene encoding 7-deoxyloganetin glucosyltransferase-like, with protein sequence MVPDDTFSMKPHAICLPFPAQSHIGAMLNLAKLLHHRGLCITFVNTEFNHRRLLEAGGPSFLDDLPVGFQFVAIPDGLPPSQANATQNLASLCESAWHLMGAPICTLIGDLNGREDSVSGFPPVSCIVADATMTLSADIASEKYGIPLVNLYTISACAMLAFRYLPKLKEKGLMPPNVCLDTKIDWIPGMMNMRIRDMPTMDGTMDPDDIILNFSAAIQARFDKGIATIIHTVEPLEVDVLNALSSMAAIPVYAVGPFQLLIDRNLENENRLKHIGSNLWKEDTDCLQWLDSQKPESVLYINFGSIAFLTSQQLIEFAMGIANSSHPFLWIIRPDLVKGDAAILPLEFNETTKGRAFISEWCPQEEVLNHPSVGGFLTHCGWNSTLETLTAGVPMLCWPFMGDQRTICKYTCSDWEVGLEIGSDVKRDEVERVVKELMEREKGKQMKRRAMEWKQIVFEATSEHGSSSINLDKIVSKIISNK encoded by the exons ATGGTTCCCGACGATACATTCTCCATGAAACCTCACGCAATCTGTTTGCCCTTCCCAGCTCAGAGCCACATTGGCGCAATGCTCAATCTCGCGAAGCTCCTTCATCACCGGGGCCTCTGCATCACCTTTGTCAATACAGAGTTCAACCACAGGCGCCTGCTCGAAGCTGGAGGCCCGAGTTTTCTGGACGATCTCCCAGTCGGATTCCAGTTTGTGGCGATACCCGACGGGCTTCCTCCATCACAGGCCAATGCCACCCAGAATCTTGCTTCCCTGTGCGAGTCAGCTTGGCACCTCATGGGAGCTCCGATCTGCACTCTCATCGGCGATCTGAACGGGAGGGAGGATTCTGTTTCGGGCTTCCCACCGGTCTCCTGCATTGTGGCCGACGCTACCATGACGCTCTCCGCTGATATTGCTAGTGAGAAGTACGGGATCCCCCTCGTGAACTTGTACACTATTTCGGCCTGTGCCATGTTGGCATTCCGGTATCTTCCTAAGCTCAAGGAGAAAGGTTTGATGCCACCAAATG TCTGTTTAGACACAAAAATTGATTGGATCCCAGGCATGATGAACATGAGGATACGTGACATGCCAACTATGGACGGAACCATGGATCCCGATGAcatcatattaaatttcagTGCCGCAATACAAGCAAGATTTGATAAGGGTATTGCAACGATCATTCACACTGTCGAACCACTAGAAGTAGATGTTTTGAATGCTCTCTCGTCTATGGCCGCCATCCCTGTTTATGCAGTCGGTCCATTTCAGCTACTTATCGATCGAAATCTGGAAAACGAGAATCGTCTGAAGCACATTGGAAGCAACCTATGGAAAGAAGATACGGACTGTCTTCAGTGGCTCGACTCACAGAAGCCCGAATCGGTGCTCTATATAAATTTTGGAAGCATAGCATTTTTGACATCTCAACAGCTAATTGAGTTTGCTATGGGGATTGCTAATAGTAGTCATCCATTCCTATGGATAATAAGACCCGATCTAGTGAAGGGGGACGCGGCAATACTTCCTCTAGAATTTAATGAAACAACGAAGGGGAGAGCCTTCATTTCAGAATGGTGCCCGCAAGAGGAAGTACTCAATCACCCTTCGGTCGGAGGGTTCCTGACTCACTGCGGATGGAACTCAACGCTTGAGACCTTAACTGCTGGTGTCCCGATGTTGTGTTGGCCCTTTATGGGAGACCAACGAACGATCTGCAAGTACACATGCTCGGATTGGGAGGTTGGACTAGAGATCGGAAGCGATGTGAAGCGAGACGAAGTGGAGAGGGTGGTGAAGGAATTGATGGAAAGAGAGAAGGGAAAGCAAATGAAGAGAAGGGCAATGGAGTGGAAGCAAATAGTATTCGAGGCAACGAGCGAACATGGTTCGTCGTCTATAAATTTGGACAAAATAGTGTCTAAGATTATCTCTAATAAGTAG
- the LOC116187874 gene encoding UDP-glycosyltransferase 85A2-like, whose product MKNMTLRDMPWFPGVTDPDHVIFNYMVDTAARFDKAAAMVIHPFEALEPDGVDEIASNEFSMIPPAVCLAVPAQSHIGAMLKLVTLLHHRGLCITFVNTEFNHRRMLNAEGPRFLGDLPAGFQFVAIPAGLRPSQANATQDVVSLCESASLCPDMGIMHYPKLKEKGLTPLKVLRMLGLRGWTRDRKRDEVERLVKELMEGEKGKRMKKRQWSGSK is encoded by the exons ATGAAGAACATGACACTGCGAGACATGCCATGGTTCCCCGGAGTAACCGATCCAGACCATGTCATATTCAATTACATGGTGGACACAGCAGCAAGGTTTGATAAGGCTGCTGCAATGGTCATTCACCCTTTTGAAGCACTTGAGCCAGAT GGTGTGGACGAGATAGCTTCTAATGAATTCTCCATGATACCTCCTGCGGTCTGTTTGGCCGTCCCGGCCCAGAGCCACATCGGTGCAATGCTCAAACTCGTGACACTCCTCCACCACAGAGGCCTCTGCATCACTTTCGTCAATACGGAGTTCAACCACAGGCGCATGCTCAATGCTGAAGGCCCGAGGTTTCTAGGCGATCTCCCTGCCGGATTCCAGTTTGTGGCAATACCAGCTGGGCTCCGACCATCACAGGCCAACGCCACGCAGGATGTAGTCTCCCTGTGCGAGTCCGCCAG CCTGTGCCCTGATATGGGGATCATGCATTATCCTAAGCTCAAGGAAAAAGGTTTAACGCCACTGAAGGTTTTACGCATGCTCGGATTGAGAGGTTGGACTAGAGATCGGAAGCGAGACGAAGTGGAGAGGCTAGTGAAGGAATTGATGGAAGGAGAGAAGGGAAAGCGAATGAAGAAAAGGCAATGGAGTGGAAGCAAATAG
- the LOC116187329 gene encoding 7-deoxyloganetin glucosyltransferase-like, with the protein MASEEFSTGPHALCLPMPAQSHIGAMLKLAKLLHHRGLYITFVNTEFNHRRLLEVRGPGFLNNLPASFRFVTIPDGLPPSQANATQDVVSLCQAVRVLMGAPFCELVGDLNKRADTTSGFPPVSIIVADGFMTFTSYPASEKFGIPVVNLWTISACALMGFMHFPQLKEKGLTPSNDNLRTTIDWIPCMKNMRLRDMPIFPGATDRDDVIFDFVKDVAVRFDKAAATIIHTFEALEPDVLNALSSMSSRPTYAIGPFQLLIDRIPRKENHLKHIGSNLWKEDMECLQWLNSQKPESVVYINFGSVAFLTSQQLIEFAMGIANSGHPFLWIIRPDLVNGDSAILPPDFNEETRTRAFITAWCPQEEVLNHPSVGGFLTHCGWNSMIESMSAGVPMLCWPYFGDQQTNCKYACKDWEVGLEIDSNVKQEEVERLMKELMEGEKGKRMKKRAKDWKRLAFEATSEHGSSSTNLDKLLFSVTCDPIPGN; encoded by the exons ATGGCTTCCGAGGAATTCTCCACGGGACCTCATGCGCTCTGTTTGCCCATGCCAGCTCAGAGCCACATTGGTGCCATGCTAAAGCTCGCGAAGCTCCTCCACCACCGAGGCCTCTACATCACTTTCGTCAACACGGAGTTCAACCACAGGCGCTTGCTCGAGGTCAGGGGTCCCGGGTTTCTGAACAATCTCCCTGCCAGCTTCCGGTTTGTGACGATACCCGACGGGCTCCCACCGTCACAGGCCAATGCCACCCAAGATGTTGTCTCCCTGTGTCAGGCCGTCAGGGTCCTCATGGGTGCTCCATTCTGTGAACTAGTCGGAGATCTCAACAAAAGGGCAGATACCACTTCGGGCTTTCCACCGGTCTCTATTATCGTGGCGGACGGTTTCATGACATTCACCTCTTATCCGGCTAGTGAGAAGTTCGGTATCCCCGTGGTGAACTTGTGGACTATTTCAGCCTGTGCCCTGATGGGCTTCATGCATTTTCCTCAGCTCAAGGAAAAGGGTTTAACGCCATCGAACG ACAATTTAAGAACAACAATTGATTGGATTCCTTGCATGAAGAACATGAGGCTGCGAGATATGCCCATATTCCCTGGAGCCACGGATCGAGATGATGTCATTTTCGATTTCGTGAAGGATGTAGCTGTAAGATTTGATAAGGCTGCTGCAACGATCATCCATACGTTTGAAGCACTTGAGCCAGATGTTTTGAATGCTCTCTCGTCTATGTCCTCCAGGCCTACTTATGCAATTGGTCCATTTCAGTTACTCATCGATCGAATTCCTAGAAAGGAGAACCATCTTAAGCACATTGGGAGCAACCTATGGAAAGAAGATATGGAGTGTCTTCAGTGGCTCAATTCACAGAAACCCGAATCAGTGGTCTACATTAATTTTGGAAGCGTAGCGTTTTTGACATCTCAACAGCTGATTGAGTTTGCCATGGGGATTGCTAACAGCGGACATCCTTTCCTATGGATAATTAGGCCGGATCTAGTGAACGGGGACTCAGCAATACTACCTCCAGATTTCAATGAAGAAACAAGGACAAGAGCCTTTATTACTGCATGGTGTCCACAAGAAGAAGTACTCAATCACCCTTCGGTGGGAGGGTTTTTGACTCACTGCGGGTGGAACTCAATGATCGAGAGCATGTCTGCCGGAGTCCCGATGTTGTGCTGGCCCTACTTCGGCGACCAACAAACAAACTGTAAGTACGCTTGTAAAGACTGGGAGGTTGGACTAGAGATCGACAGCAATGTGAAGCAAGAAGAAGTGGAGAGGCTCATGAAGGAATTGATGGAAGGAGAGAAGGGAAAGAGAATGAAGAAAAGGGCCAAGGACTGGAAGCGACTAGCATTCGAAGCAACGAGCGAACACGGTTCATCGTCTACAAATTTGGACAAACTA CTGTTCTCGGTCACATGTGATCCAATCCCTGGAAATTAA